TTTGAAAACACACTTGGGAGGTCGGATCCCATCTGGATAGCCATGTTCACTGAAAAACCACAAAcattgaaagaaatgaggaaaatgcaagaaCATTTCATCGCCCTAAAAGAAATTCAGGAAGATTCAAGGGATAGGGGAGTGCAAGAGGCTAGTGCCGCTCCCGAGTCGACATCAGACGATGTTCAAAGGCGGACCGAGAAGAGACCGAGCCCACCTACGCGAGGAAATGGGAAGAAGGAATGAGTGGCTAAAGGAAAGAGGCCGAGGCACGAGGCGAGAACATACACCCCTTTGAAtgctccactagaagaaatcttcaaagaagtcgaaaaaaggagtgacatcatatacccagcTCCAAGAGGGGTACAGTTCGAGGAGACCAATGATCACCCGAAATATTGACATTATCATCAATATCGAGGCCACTCTACAAATAACTGTAAAGAAGTGAAAGACATAGTGCAACACCTTATTAGAGATGGTTATCTAAGGCAGTTCGTCCGACACCCAGCCCAGAAGACCGCAGCGCCCGATGCACCCGTTCATCAGGTCCGGATCGATAGATCCACACAGTTTGTCAACACGATTTCCCATTCCGCCACTCAAGCATACAATCTGAATCCTGGAATCATGTCAAGAATCCACAAAAGAGATCATAATGGGAAGAAAATTTTCAGTGTATCAAAAGCTTTGCCGATGGAATCCTGGATGATGCGACCCATCTTTTTCTCGGCTCAGGATGTCCCGATAGTGGGAGCTCAGTCGAAGTACTCTTCTACTGATGGAGGAATGGGGGTTAAGAAAGATACTAGTAGATAGTGGGAGCTCAGTCGAAGTACTCTTCTACGATAcgttcaaaaggatggagttgtCAGATGATATACTCGTCCCATCGACATATCGTATCTACGGTTTTAATGGGACCGTAACCATCCTAAAGGGCGAAGTAACTCTAAGGGTATCGGATGGAGGTGGTTACCTAGATACTTTAACCACATTCTGCGTGGTTGATGTCTCCTCGCCCTATGAAGCTATAATCGGAAGACCATGGATTGCGGTaatcaaaggagtggcatcgGCCTATCATCAAAGGCTACAATTCCCAACGTACAAGGGGATAGCTGAGGTCATAGGAGATCCACAGACAGCCCGACAGTGCATGCAGGTCGATGCCCAGATAAATGAGGAGCGGCGAGCACGACAAAGGGGAGATAAGAAAAGGGCTAAAGAAGCCAAAGTCGCAGAAGAACTGGAAAGAGTTATTTCGCAGGCAGTCATGACTTACGAAGCACAAGGAAACGAGCCTTCATAGTAATTAAAGGAGACAGCGCCGGTGAAGGAATCAAAACCAAACTTCTCGGCCGTGGAACCTACTCGGGAGATTAATTTGGGAACTGTAGAAGAACCAAGGGTGGTAAggatcgaccactggtccccttgtatatgccagttgtgttgatattagtcagaccggtatctcagtccattaggataggttcatcttggcagagacCTTCaggcagatatgggaaacaccgttcactttaaatcatatttttctttatccatcttcttaatctttccatgtgattggttgactccggttatgatgtccagaaactatctgagtagagctctgtcactttatatgaattttagtatgcttgagtgcaaactcgtgtacaacaattggaatttcgcatcaggatacttcctcctgtagtcagtgattgtatgacaaccaaggaaattctttaatcccttccaaggttctgcgtagatatctagggtctggagtaatggttttgtgggtacacctctggtaaaccctcccgagattaactcggttttttatattttttttattagttttgctcgtggactagcaaataataagtttgggggtatttgatagacgcatttatgtgtctaatttgtcctcaatgtttcgtattgttagtactcgttttcgtccttattattgtgtttttatgtatttttaggtatttttggaaataaacatttttggaaaattcggctcgaaaatttgctcggggcacccttgaaggacatttgctatacggacccaaTTTTGGCTAAGAGGCACCTTCTTTGTTTTTTCCACCCTACCTGCTATCAGCAACCCAGGaccggataaggggcacttcttcttcttcacgggagacagaaaattggcgggaattcTTCAGTTCAAATATTTTGTTACAGCAAAATTCTGGCGGAAGATTTTGAGGCGATTAATTGAGACTCAATGCCCggttttgattgttacaaccctgtTTCGATTAAACAGGGGTGGTAATGTGTTTTATCTCGGCAAATTTGGGTTGTGTGCATGGGAATGACGTGAAACATGATTGAGAGACTCACGGGATTCTTTTGGATTCCTTTTGGAAAGTTGGAGCGAGTATACAACGTTGTCATCTCATTCTGGAACGTGTATCAATCAGTTTGGAGTGTGTAAACAACAACTAGCTGCGTGAGAAGttaaaacaaggaagaaattccAGTATCTTGCATGGAAATATTTTTTATTGATTACCGGGTAATGGAGGATATTTGGGGAGTAatggcgagatattttggtcctgttgagtatatatagggtgctgggaactcagagagggaggatggagagttaggggaagaaaatagaggagtttgatcgagttgcaaAGTTGTTcctgctgctgcagaaaccctagaaaacgaagaacataagacccacggaGAGCAGTCGTTTATGTTACAGTGAATGCAACAAGGACAACGAAACCTAGgcgtgggtcgtatagctacagtggttgcgacacatagtgacagtcgtagaagctacaacgtc
This genomic stretch from Papaver somniferum cultivar HN1 chromosome 5, ASM357369v1, whole genome shotgun sequence harbors:
- the LOC113279346 gene encoding uncharacterized protein LOC113279346, translating into MEEWGLRKILVDSGSSVEVLFYDTFKRMELSDDILVPSTYRIYGFNGTVTILKGEVTLRVSDGGGYLDTLTTFCVVDVSSPYEAIIGRPWIAVIKGVASAYHQRLQFPTYKGIAEVIGDPQTARQCMQVDAQINEERRARQRGDKKRAKEAKVAEELERVISQAVMTYEAQGNEPS